The following are encoded in a window of Carya illinoinensis cultivar Pawnee chromosome 15, C.illinoinensisPawnee_v1, whole genome shotgun sequence genomic DNA:
- the LOC122297593 gene encoding patatin-like protein 2 encodes MGSSVPLQPPTYGNVITVLSIDGGGIRGLIPGTILSFLESEFQKLDGEDARIADYFDVIAGTSTGGLVTAMLTAPNENNRPVFAAKDIKEFYLNHCPKIFPQSSFPILPMATKIYRALAGPKYDGKYLHSLVREKLGNTRIQQTLTNVVIPTFDLKRLQPTIFSSYEVKKNPSLNAHLSDICIATSAAPTYLPAYYFETKDQEEKVREFHLTDGGVAANNPALLAIGEVTKEILRGNPDFFPIKPTDYGRFLVISLGTGSPKDEEKYQAHDAAKWGILGWLINGDSTPLIDVFSQASADMVDVHLSQVFQALHCEKSYLRIQDDTLSGLVSSVDVATSKNLDDLVKVGEELLRKPVARVNLETGIFEASNSETNEQALRRFAKLLSQERHLRHAKSPAGKAASHLH; translated from the exons ATGGGCTCAAGTGTACCCCTACAGCCCCCAACTTATGGAAATGTAATCACCGTTCTCAGCATTGATGGCGGTGGAATAAGAGGGCTTATCCCGGGAACTATCCTATCCTTCTTAGAATCTGAATTTCag AAGCTGGACGGTGAAGATGCAAGAATAGCAGATTATTTTGATGTGATTGCTGGAACAAGCACCGGCGGCCTTGTAACTGCCATGTTAACTGCTCCGAATGAAAATAACCGACCTGTGTTTGCCGCCAAGGATATCAAGGAGTTCTACCTAAACCACTGCCCTAAAATCTTCCCACAAAGCAG CTTTCCAATACTTCCTATGGCTACAAAGATTTACAGAGCCCTTGCCGGACCAAAGTATGACGGGAAGTATCTACACAGCCTTGTAAGAGAAAAACTCGGAAACACAAGAATTCAACAGACATTGACTAATGTTGTCATCCCAACATTTGATCTCAAGAGACTACAGCCAACCATTTTTTCTAGCTACGAG GTGAAGAAAAACCCCAGCTTAAATGCACACCTCTCAGATATATGCATTGCAACCTCCGCTGCACCAACTTATCTTCCAGCTTATTACTTTGAAACCAAAGACCAggaagagaaagtgagagaattTCACCTTACAGATGGCGGAGTTGCAGCCAATAATCCG GCCTTGCTTGCCATTGGAGAAGTGACAAAGGAGATCCTAAGAGGAAATCCTGATTTCTTTCCTATAAAACCAACGGATTATGGACGGTTTCTGGTGATATCATTAGGAACTGGCTCACCCAAAGACGAAGAGAAATACCAGGCGCATGATGCAGCTAAGTGGGGCATACTGGGTTGGTTAATTAATGGTGATTCCACCCCCTTAATTGATGTATTTTCTCAAGCAAGTGCAGATATGGTCGACGTCCATCTCTCTCAGGTTTTCCAAGCCCTTCATTGTGAGAAAAGCTATCTGAGAATTcag GACGACACATTAAGTGGGCTAGTATCTTCAGTGGACGTGGCCACATCGAAGAACTTGGACGATCTTGTGAAAGTTGGAGAAGAACTACTCAGAAAACCAGTTGCTAGGGTGAATCTGGAGACAGGAATCTTTGAAGCTTCAAACAGTGAAACTAATGAACAGGCTCTCAgaag GTTTGCAAAACTTCTTTCCCAAGAGAGGCACCTCCGCCATGCTAAATCTCCGGCTGGAAAAGCTGCAAGTCATTTGCATTAA